GATCAAGATAGGTTTCGATTTCCATGAGCAGGTCCATCCACGCCTCCGATTCGAGGTGTTCTCTATATGTTCTCATCCGTTCGGCTTGTCTAGGATATTTCCTGCGTCTAGGGTGCGGGCATGGCTGACGATCCCCGACAGGCGCTGGCGGCGCTCGCCCAGGCACGCGGGGTCAGCCTGTCCGCCTTGTCCAGAATGCTAGGGCGCAACGTCGCCTACCTCCAGCAGTTCGTCGGGCGTGGGTCGCCGCGCGTGCTGCCCGAGCGCGACCGGCGCATGCTGGCGGATTTCCTGGGGGTGGAGGACGCGGCGCTGGGCGGTCCGGCCGCTGCGCCGCCCGCGGAGGTCACGGTGCCATGGCTCGACGTGAGCGCGGCGGCGGGAAGCGGGCGGAGCGCCGAGGGGGAGCGGGTGATCCGCAGCGTCGCGCTGCCGGCGGCGATGCTGCGTCAGCTGGGGGTGACGGCGGCGCAGGCGTCGATGATCCGCGTCGCGGGGGAATCGATGATGCCGACACTGATGGACGGGGACCGTTTGCTGGTCGACGTCGGCGAGCGCCGCGTGCCCGCGGGGGGCGGGCTGTTCGTGATCCGGCGCGAGGACGGCGTCGCGGTCAAGCGGCTGGTGCCGCGGGGCGGGACGATTGAGATCGTCAGCGACAATCCGGCATTCGATGCCGTGACGGTAAAGTTGGCGGAGATCGAGGTGATCGGGCGGGCGCGGTTGTTGTTGCGCGACGTGTAGCGCGCGGCCCCCTCACCCTTCCGCGGCTTTGCCGCTCCCTCCCTCTCCCACGAGGGGAGAGGGAAATCCGATCAGCGTTCCTTCAGCCAGATGGCGACGGCGATGAGCGTGCCGAGCGCGAGGCCGGCGAGGAAGCCGATCGAGGGCTGGCGCACGATCAGTCCGACGATGGTACCGCCCAGCGCGCCGATCGCGATCGGGAAGCCGCCGGCGGTGGTGTGCTTGGAAGAGGCCATGCGCGCGGCCTTGCCACTTGGCGGCGCGATGCGCCAGTGGGCGCGGCCAGCCGTGCGCGGCTTGCGCCCCGTGGCGCGTTTTGCCCCCTTCTTCTGCGCTTCGCCACCGGCTAGACGCGGAGGCATGACGCCGGAAGTGGGGCGGCGCGGCATGCTGTTCGGCATCGCGGCCGGCATGATGATGGTGAGCGCGCCCACCGCGGGGCAGGGCGTCGCGACGCCCGCGGTACCCGATGCCGAGCTGGACCCGGATTCGCCGCTGGCGCCGTTGCCCGATATCGGGGTGGCGTGGCCCGATCTGTCGGCCGCGCCGGTCGCGCAGCCGGCGGCGCAGGCCGACACCCAGGCGACGGCGGTGACGCGCTATGCGTGGCGGATCGACGGGCTGGAGGGGATCGGATCGCCGCTCCTGCGGCAGCGGTTCGAGGAATTGTCGGTACTGGCGGGCAACGACGGGAAGGACGCCAATGCCGCGCAGCTGGACCGCCGTGCGCGGCAGGATGCGGACCTGCTCCTCACGCTGTTGAAGGCGGAGGGATATTATGACGCGGCGGTGACGACGGGCGTGGAGCGGGCCGCGGGCAAGCGCCCGGTCGTGGTGCTGACCGCGACGCCCGGCGCGCTGTATCGCTTTGCGGGCGTGACGGTGGCGGGGGTCGAGCAGGCCGCGGGGTTGCGCGATGCGTTCGCGGTGAAGCCCGGCGATGCGGTCGATTCAGACGCGATCGCCGCGGCGGATGCGCAGCTGCGGACGCGAACGGGGGAGCTGGGCTACCCGTTTGCGACGATCGGCGAGCCCGAGATCGTGGTGGATCGCGCCGCGCGCACCGCGACGTTGCAGATGGAGGTGGCGCCCGGCACCGCGCGGCGCTTCGGCAGGATCACGACGAACGCGGACAATCGCGTGTTCGACGCGGCGCACGTGCAGGAGATCGCCCGCTTCAAGCCCGGCGAACCCTATGCCGCGTCGCAGGTGGACGACCTGCGCCGGGCGCTGATCCAGACCGGACTGGTTAGCACCGCGGAGGTGAAGCCGGTGCCGGGGGCCACGCCGGACACGGTCGACATCGCGGTGCGGCTGGCCCCCGCGCCGCCGCGCACGGTCGCGGGCGAGCTGGGCTATGGCACGGGCGAGGGCGCGCGTGCTGAAGTGAGCTGGACGCACCGCAATCTGTTCCCGCCGGAGGGGGCGCTGACGCTGCGCGGCGTGCTGGGAACGCGCGAACAACTGGGTCAGGTGACGGTCCGGCGCAACAATTTCCGCGGACGCGACCGGGTGCTGACGGGGCAATTCGCGGTCGCGCACCTGCTGCGCGACGCGTTCGAGGCCAATACGCTGACGCTGTCGACCACGCTGGAGCGGCAGACCAACATCTTTTTCCAGAAGAAGTGGATCTGGTCGCTGGGCGCGGAGCTGGTCGCGACCGACGAGCGCGACGTGATCGCCAGCACCGGCCAGCCGCGGCGGCGTACCTTCCTGATCGGCGCGCTGCCGGCGAGCCTGGGCTATGACGGGTCGGACGACCTGCTGAACCCGACGCGGGGGTTCCGGCTGGCGGGGCGCGCCAGCCCGGAGCTGTCGTTG
The sequence above is drawn from the Sphingomonas adhaesiva genome and encodes:
- a CDS encoding S24 family peptidase yields the protein MADDPRQALAALAQARGVSLSALSRMLGRNVAYLQQFVGRGSPRVLPERDRRMLADFLGVEDAALGGPAAAPPAEVTVPWLDVSAAAGSGRSAEGERVIRSVALPAAMLRQLGVTAAQASMIRVAGESMMPTLMDGDRLLVDVGERRVPAGGGLFVIRREDGVAVKRLVPRGGTIEIVSDNPAFDAVTVKLAEIEVIGRARLLLRDV
- a CDS encoding autotransporter assembly complex protein TamA, with translation MTPEVGRRGMLFGIAAGMMMVSAPTAGQGVATPAVPDAELDPDSPLAPLPDIGVAWPDLSAAPVAQPAAQADTQATAVTRYAWRIDGLEGIGSPLLRQRFEELSVLAGNDGKDANAAQLDRRARQDADLLLTLLKAEGYYDAAVTTGVERAAGKRPVVVLTATPGALYRFAGVTVAGVEQAAGLRDAFAVKPGDAVDSDAIAAADAQLRTRTGELGYPFATIGEPEIVVDRAARTATLQMEVAPGTARRFGRITTNADNRVFDAAHVQEIARFKPGEPYAASQVDDLRRALIQTGLVSTAEVKPVPGATPDTVDIAVRLAPAPPRTVAGELGYGTGEGARAEVSWTHRNLFPPEGALTLRGVLGTREQLGQVTVRRNNFRGRDRVLTGQFAVAHLLRDAFEANTLTLSTTLERQTNIFFQKKWIWSLGAELVATDERDVIASTGQPRRRTFLIGALPASLGYDGSDDLLNPTRGFRLAGRASPELSLQGTAFGYTRIQLDASAYQPVSDRAVVAGRIRLGTILGAPRDQVAPSRRFYAGGGASVRGYGFQSIGPRDPNNDPIGGRSLAEFGVEARVRAFGNFGVVPFLDGGNIYTDGVPSFRGFRYGAGLGVRYYSSFGPIRVDVGTPLNPQPGDSRIAVYVSLGQAF